The region AGTGGTTACATCGATTATCCTGTGCTGCACTACTTTACCCTTTACTTTGGTGGCGTAGTTATTGCCACGCTAACCACATTGAAAAAGCACAAGGATGATTACTACTACCAAAGCGTTGGGGCATCGGGAGCAGTCTCTGGATTTGTATTTTTTTGTGTATTCTTCGATCCCTTGGAGAAACTATACCTAATGGCTGTAATTCCTATTCCGGGAATTGTTTTTGCCGTTGCATATCTTGCATACTCCCATTACATGAGCAAAAAGGAAAACGATAACATTAATCACGATGCTCACTTTATAGGTGCCGTATTCGGGTTCATTTATCCTCTGCTTATCAGCCCAAAACTTATAATGCACTTTTTAAGCAGTTTAAGAATAATTTAGTAGATTATTATTGATTTATTGAAGGTTTTAGATGTCCTCAAAAAACTTCATCTGGCTAAATGGAAACATTGTTGATGGAAACAATCCTGTTTTGTTTTCCAACAACAGATCGTTTCTTTATGGCGATGGCATATTCGAAACCATTCTGGCTCATGGCACCGAGGCAAAGCACCTTCATTTGCACTTTGTTCGATTAATGAAAGGAATGAAGGCTCTCGAAATTGAAGCACCTGTCTACTTAAATGAAAAAGTAATTTCTGAAACTATAACCCGATTGTTAAATAAGAACCGTTTTTTTAGTAATGCCCGGGTTAGAATAACTATCTTCCGCAATAGTGATGGATTTTATACTCCAGCCAGCAATGCAGCAGGGGTTCTTATTCAAACACAAGAACTAACAACAAACTTCTACGAACTCAACAAGCAAGGATATCTACTCGATATTTACACGGATATTAAAAAACCAATCAACAAACTATCGTCTATAAAAAGTTGCAACGCATTGCTTTTTGTAAAGGCTGGTTTATACCGAAAAGCGAATCAACTTGACGATTGCATTATACTGAACGAAGAAGACAGAATTGCAGAAACAATATCGTCCAATATTTTTATTGTTAAAGGTAGTGCCATTTACACACCTTCGTTAGCCGAAGGATGTATTCCAGGGATAATGCGTGAAATTGTGTGTAAAATAATTCCAAGTTTGGGGTACGAAGTAAACAATCAGGTTGCCTTTGGCATAAAAACGCTAAAGGATTGCGATGAGATTTTCCTTACCAACTCAATCAACGGAATACACTGGGTGCTTGGAATGAAGCAGAAAAGATACTTCTGCAATGTGAGCAAAACAATTATTGATACTTTGAATAAATACACTTTTCACAATCAGTTCAAGGACGGATTCTCCGGATAAATTGTCCATGCCTTAAATTTCTTTCCAAGCTGCTGAACGGTAAAGTACCAGTTGTCATAAAGCCCTTTCATCATCTGCACAGAATCTAAATTAGCAACAACCCACGAGTCTTCCTTCAATTCTTTACTCAACTGCTTTGCACCCCAACCCGAGTAGCCAATAAAAACCCTAAAATTGTCTTTTGTTAACTTGTTGGCAATTGCCAAACCTTTAATGGCATCAATATCACCATTTAAATAAATTCCATTGCCAACAGGTACAGCATTTGGAACCACATCGCCAAAAGTATGGAGAAAGTTTATAGTCTCGGAGCTAACGGGCCCACCAACAGATATGTTGACGTCCAAATCAGGAAAACCCGAGACAATATCGCTTAGGCTAAGGTTTAATTGCCTATTAATGATGAAACCCATCGATCCATTCTTATCATGATCAATTAGAAAAATAACTGTTCTTTTAAAGAAAGGATCGGTAAGTTCAGGCTGAGCAATCAGCAAGCGTCCACCTTTGGGTGGTATTTGCTCAAAGTTGAACTTAAAAAAGTCGAATCCCAAATCTTTTGAAGCAGCCATAACTTTTCATTAATTTGTCACTACTAATTATTCTAAAATCGTGCCAAAGTTATATTGCTAGTTTTAAACATATTAAAGCCAACACTTCACTAAATAAAAAAATTCAAAGTCTAACCTCCGATTAATCAAATAACTATCTTAGACGATAATAAAAAATTAAAGATGACTCAAAAAATAAAACAACCAACGCTACTATTGTGCTTTATACCGATGATTTTTCTTATAGTTCTTCTATCGCTTAATGTTATTTACTTTAGTGATGATACGCTAGGAGGAGCTAATCAAGTAGCTCTATTACTGGGGTCGGCAGTGGGAGTAATAATCGCCATATATTTAGGCCACAAGTGGCAGGATGTAAGCAGCACAATTGTAAACTCAATTGGCACAGCCATGCCTTCCATTTTAATTTTGATGCTTATTGGAGCACTCGCCGGGACTTGGATGCTAAGCGGGGTTGTTCCAACTATGATATATTACGGACTGCAAATATTACACCCAAAAATATTCCTCTTTGCAACTGTGGTAATATGTTGCTTGGTTTCGCTTGCCACCGGAAGTTCATGGTCAACCGTTGCTACCATTGGCATTGCTCTACTTGGAATTGGAAATACGCTAGGTTTTAATCCCGCAATTGTTGCCGGAGCAATTGTATCGGGAGCATACTTTGGCGACAAAATGTCACCGCTAAGCGATACCACAAATCTTGCGCCTGCGGTAGCAGGAACGGACCTATTCACACACGTACGATATATGGTTTACACAACTGTTCCATCAATAGGAATAACCCTAATAATATTTCTGATCATGGGTTTTACCTACAAACCCGAAGGCGCAACAGACATTTCGGAGACTTTAAATACTATTAAATCGACATTTAACATTTCTCCTTGGTTGTTCATTGTTCCAATTTTACTGATTGTCGTTATTGTAAAAAAACTTCCACCATTACCTTCAATCCTTTTTGGCGCATTACTAGGCGGAATATTTGCAATTATACTTCAACCACATCTAATTGAACAGGTATCGGGGATTTCCAATAACTACATAAAAGCTTCGTATATCACTGTAATGAAAAGTATGTTCGGGAAGGTTGTGATTGAAACATCTAACACCCAAATAACCGAACTGTTTACTACGCGAGGAATGGCTGGAATGATGAATACCATTTGGCTTATACTAACCGCCATGACATTTGGCGGAGTTATGGAAGCAGCAGGTTTACTCGTAAAAATTACTGAAACAGTAATAAAATTTGCTAAAACAACAGGCTCTTTGGTTGCATCGGTGGTTGGGAGTTGCCTATTTTTCAATATAACTGCACCTGATCAGTACATCGCAATAGTTATACCTGGACGCATGTTCTCAAAGACATTCCGTAAGCGAGGGTATAAACCAGAACTACTAAGCAGAACACTAGAAGATTGTGGTACTGTAACTTCTCCCCTAGTTCCATGGAATACATGCGGGGCAACACAGGCAGCGGTTCTTGGCGTTCCAACTATGGCATACGCTCCATACGCATTTTTCAATATAATAAGTCCATTTATGAGCATTTTCATGGCTTCGTTCAATATAAAAATCAGAAAATACACCGATGAGGAGATGAAGAAGATTGAGGCTGATGATTCAAAAATTGAAGAGGCTGAATTGAAGTTTGAGCAATAGATTCAAATATACTTATTACCCAAAACAAAAACTCTGACAGGGTTTTGAACCCTGTCAGAGTTTGCGATTAAATAATTCTAGTACAATTTTGGATATCGCTTTGGATTGGCCTCGTGCATCAATTGATAAATTCCATCAAACACATCCTCAGCATTAGGGTTTGAGAAATAGTCGCCATCGGTTGTATAAGCAGGGCGATGCTCCTTAGCCGTAATAGTTTTAGGTGCAGAATCCAAAAATTGATAGCCATTGCGCTCCTCAAGAACCTTCTGCATCATAAATGCAGTGGCTCCACCAGGGACATCCTCGTCAAAAAATACAACCCTACTGGTTTTCTTAATCGATTCTAAAATTAAATTCGGCAAATCGAAAGGGAGTAATGTTTGCACATCGATAAGTTCAACCGATATTCCAAACTCATCTAACTGATCAACCGCGTCTTGTGCGATCCTTACACAACTACCATAAGTTACAAGCGTAACATCTGTACCCAATTTTAATATTTCTGGAATACCAAGAGGAACTCTGTACTCACCAATGTTATCGGGGCGACGTTCCTTTAAACGATAACCATTCAATGGTTCAATTACTAATGCAGGATCATCGGATTCGAGCAAGGTATTATAGAAACCCGCAGCCTGAGTCATATTTCGAGGAACACAAACATAAATTCCACGTATTGAGTTTATCACCATGCTCAAAGGCGAACCAGAATGCCAAACGCCCTCCAGTCTATGTCCTCGAGTGCTAATTATCATAGGAGCCATTTGTCCTCCCTTTGTTCTCCAACGTATTGTTGCAACATCATCGCTCATTGTTTGTAGAGCATAGAGTAAATAGTCGAAGTACTGGATTTCGGTTACTGGGCGCAACCCTCTTAACGCTAAACCTAATCCCTGCCCAAGTATTGTGGCCTCACGAATTCCAGTATCGGTTATTCTATTTTTCCCATACTTAGGCTGAATCCCCTCATACGACTGATTTACGCCTCCTATTCCACCAACATCCTCTCCAAAAGCAACAACCAAAGGATTTTTCTCGAAAATTTTATCCCAATTATCGCGAAGTATTTCACGGCCATTCACCATAGGTGAATTCTCCGAAAAAATAGGTTTAATCTCTTTCACTTTCCAAGCAGCCCTATTGGTTTCGCAGTATAAATCGGAGCTATACCTTTCGTGTCCATCCTTCTGATTCCGATCTAGCCATACACTTAAATCGGACTGAAGTTTCTCGCGCATTGTACAATCGGTACAAACATGGCGTAAAATTTTCTTTGCCGAACTCATGTTATCCTTTCGGATAGGGCTTTGAATTGCCTTAAGCTGATTGGTAATAATTCCAACCTTATCGATATGCTCACGCTTGCACATACAGGAGCGATTATCAATTATCCGAATCAACTCATCTCGCTCCTTTTTAATCGGAGAAGTGTATGCATCCCATGCCTTATCACGGGCTATTTTAGCATCGTTTATGGCTCTTTGCTCGGTTTCGGCGAGTTCTTGTTCTGTGGCAATATTTTCCTGTAAAATCCAATCGTGAAAGCGTTTATTACAATCAAACTCAGCCTCCCACTTCATCCGTTCTGGAGATTTATATCGCTCATGGGAACCGGACGTAGAGTGTCCCTGAGGTTGAGTAATTTCAGTAACATGGAATACCACTGGCACATGCTCTGTTCGAACTCGCTCAACACCTTCGGCAAAAGTTTTAAGCATAGATGGATAATCCCAGCCCTTAACCTTATAGAGATAAATTCCTGTTGAATCGCTCTTCCCCTTTTCGAAACCTTTAAGCAACTCAGATATGCTCCCCTTGGTAGTTTGATACTCACGAGGAACTGAAATTCCATAGCCATCGTCCCAAACAGCAAGCGCCATAGGAACTTGCATTACTGCCGCAGCATTGATAGTTTCCCAGAAATGTCCCTCGGAAGTGCTGGCATCGCCAATGGTACCAAAAGCAACCTCATTGCCATTATTGCTGAACTCGCTGTATTTTGACAACTCCTTGTTATCCCTAAACAATTTTGAAGCCCATGCAAGACCCAACAAACGTGGCATTTGGCCTGCAGTGGGAGAAATATCCGGGGTACTATTACGCTGCTTGGTTAAATCTTTCCATGTACCATCGTCATTTAAACTGCGGGTTGCAAAGTGATTGTTGAAAGTACGACCTGCATTGCCAGGATTCAGTTTAACATCGGTTTGGCCGTAAAGCTGAGCAAAAAACTCCTGAGGCGAAAATGCACCAACAGCCATCATAAAGGTTTGATCGCGGTAGTAACCCGAACGCCAATCGCCATCGTTGTAAAACTTTGCAAGAGCAATCTGCGCTAACTCCTTGCCATCGCCAAAAATTCCAAATTTTGCTTTGCCCGTAAGCACCTCTTTACGTCCCAATAAACTTATTTGACGGCTAAGAGTGGCTAAATAGTAATCGTTTAAAACTTCCTCCTTCGGAAATTGGTTTGTATTCTGTGTCGACATAATCTAGTATGTTTATTGTTCTAACTTTTTGTAGTAAACAACAACCAACCAAGAAGATTGTTCTACGACGTGGAAGACAAAAAAGATAAACTTGAAGAAAAATAGACCTACAAAAACTATTCAAACATATTGTCTGGAATACTAGCAATGGGTATTTGGACTTTTGCCTTAATGGCTTTTTCTGCAAGGCCATTGGGGACTAGATAGCCATTTATAGTTACATTGCTTTCATCGACACTTACCACTCCGTAAATAAACACATCGGCTATGCTCCCAGTAGAATTGAAAATACTTTCGTTTAGGTTAGAGTAAAATTTAAAACTCAAAGCCTGCGATAACCCCCACCCCATTTCATCGAGCAGATGATTGATGCTAAACTGCTCAATCACTTTGAAGTTGACAGATTTCGCAAGGGATAAATTCATCTCGTTTTGTATTAACTGATTAAACCGCGAAACCTTATCATCGGTAGATCGAAAATCGAGAATGGCTATATGAACCTTACAATTACTTGTATAATTCGACGTTAATTCAACAGTAAGCTGAGAAACTGCATTTTCAACGCTAGGATTAGTACACTTTCCTGGTACTTCTGGTGTATTTAGTAGAAAGAAAAAGGATATTAGCAAGTAGTGCATTTTACGAAAAATGATGATTCCTTAACAAATTTAATAGTATTTCTTAAATTTCAAATTAAAATCGAAACTTTATCGACCAAAATGTGTTAATAAGCAAACACAAACTAAAAAACATTCTTTTTTTTGATAGCATCTTTTGAGAATCAACTAGTATTTTTGCAAGAAAACCGAATGGAAATTATAAAATTAATAGCAGTAGCAGCAGTTATTTTGCTGATTGCCTTAACAGGCATGGCAGTTAGAATACTATTCCATAGAAGCCATAAGTTTCCTGAAACATCGGCTGGTCATAATAAAGAACTCAGGAAAAAAGGCATTAGCTGTCCCAAACACGAAGAAATAAAATGCTGGGGGAAAAAGCAAAATGGAGGCTGCGCAACTTGCTATGAGCACGCAAGAGATTGATCAATTTTTAAGAAATAACTTTAAATAATATCATGGCAATTTTAAAACTCATAATACTCTGCATCGTTTTAGTTGGCTTTGTATTCCTAGGGCTTTCGCTTAAGGTTCTGCTAGGAAAAACTAAAAAGACAGATTGTAATGCAGAAAACTCTGATGTTGGATACACCTGCGGCTGTGGAGGAGGCTCTAATTGTAGTACCAATAACGCAAAAAAAGGATTCTGAACTACTCCTTAATTTTGTTCTTCAAACCTTCGCTAAACCAAACCTTATACGCACCTGTACTGTCAGAGTATATTAAGTAAGCATCGGCACCATTGTGGGTTTCAATATAGTTTTTGCTCCAGTCGAGCCCCTTTACCATAAACGCGGTGGCCAAAGCATCGGCTCTAGCACCTGAAGGGGCTATTACGGTTGCGCTAAGCAACGAATTTAGTATAGGAAAACCCGTCTTGGGATTTACTGTATGTGAGTATTTTATTCCATCAACCTCTATAAACTTTCTATAATTGCCCGATGTTGCCAAACCCTTCCGATTGCTCAGGTATATTTTTGTTTGAATATTCTCGCCAGGCAAAGCATTCTCAACAGGTTTATCCAGCCCAACAACCCACTCTGTACCCCTAGAGTTAACACCATTTGCACAAACCTCACCTCCTATCTCTACTAAGTAGTTGTTTACATGTTTGCTTTCTAAAAATTTTGCAAACACATCGGCGGAATAACCCTGCGCAACAGCGTTAACATCAATCTGAATCTCTGGTTTCGATTTTATCAAATTCAACCCGTCCAGTTTGATCTGGTTCATTCCAATAAGAGGTAATAACGATCGTACTTTTGCCGAATCGATGCCCTTTGTTTTGTCCTTGCCAAAACCAATTGCCCGAATAACTGGCCCCACAGTAATATCAAAAGCGCCCTCGGATTCCCGGTAAATTGAATCGGAAATAATGATAACCTGAGCAAGTAGCGAATCAACCCAAATTTGGTCATTTCTATTAACCCTTGAAATAATAGAAGTGTCGCTATAAATCGACATGGAGTGGTCAATAACTGTAAAAAGCGAATCGAAACTGGATGAAAAGTTTCGACCTAGGGAATCGTAGTAAACTATGCTATAGGTAGACCCTTGCGCAAAGCCATCTATTTTAATGTAATCCTTCGAATTATTTGTTGTGCACGATAGTAGTACGCTTGATATTACTATCGCAGCCAAAAGAAATCGTTGCATTTTTGTTGTTTTGATTAGAAAGTTGGACATGGAATTGATTTCCATTTTTTCCGAGAATTAATCTTGAATTCGTAAATTATAGATACTTCATGCGATCCTCCCGAAGACAATCCCAAGCGGGAAATGGTAAAATCGTAACTATACCCTAAACTAATTTGCTCCAATTTATACCCAACCATAAAAGCAAGAGCATCTATTCTCCTATCGAGTTTTCCTTTGGGCATTCCTCGCCACCATACACCAAAACTAATGGGCTCCGAGAACCAGTACAAGCCTAAATTAAGCTGCTTATATATATCCTGTATTTGCACGTTGAATGCAAAGGTTATGGATTCCTCTATTCTGCTCATCATAAAACCCTTGGTGATATACCGGTAACCACCGTAAACCGATACCTTGTAGGGGATTCGCGAATTATCATCGTAGAACGAAGCTACCGGTTTAAGCATATGATCCCATGTTGCGCCAAACCAAACATTATCGGAGTATGCCAGCATTGATGTTGCCACATCAATATCCCAAACTGCGGTATTTCCAGGCTGAGTAACAGAGGGCAGACCATCGGAGTAGAGCTGATCACCAAAAACTAGTTTACTAAAATCAATGGATATCTGTTGAAGATAAAAACCAAGTCCAGGACGAATATGCCAATCGCTTACCGGTGTGAAGTCGTAAGAATACAGAACCCCCAGCTTTGTGTTGGCCAAATTACCAGCACCGGCCTGATCGCGAAAGGCCACGACCCCAAGTCCGCTCTTAAATGCAATAAAATTATGATCCCAAGTTAAACTATAGGTGTTATAGGCCCCTCGAATAGCCGACCATTGATTTCGGTAATTGGCAACCGTACGATACCCCGAAATTCCGCCAGCAAAGGATGGCGATAAA is a window of Tenuifilaceae bacterium CYCD DNA encoding:
- a CDS encoding aminotransferase class IV, translating into MSSKNFIWLNGNIVDGNNPVLFSNNRSFLYGDGIFETILAHGTEAKHLHLHFVRLMKGMKALEIEAPVYLNEKVISETITRLLNKNRFFSNARVRITIFRNSDGFYTPASNAAGVLIQTQELTTNFYELNKQGYLLDIYTDIKKPINKLSSIKSCNALLFVKAGLYRKANQLDDCIILNEEDRIAETISSNIFIVKGSAIYTPSLAEGCIPGIMREIVCKIIPSLGYEVNNQVAFGIKTLKDCDEIFLTNSINGIHWVLGMKQKRYFCNVSKTIIDTLNKYTFHNQFKDGFSG
- a CDS encoding rhomboid family intramembrane serine protease, encoding MTYLIIAVTVVISLLAFGENNLMKRLLLSPYRVFKYKEWYRLITHAFVHAGFVHLFINMFVLLSFGMAVEHWLTQLKISGYIDYPVLHYFTLYFGGVVIATLTTLKKHKDDYYYQSVGASGAVSGFVFFCVFFDPLEKLYLMAVIPIPGIVFAVAYLAYSHYMSKKENDNINHDAHFIGAVFGFIYPLLISPKLIMHFLSSLRII
- a CDS encoding transketolase encodes the protein MSTQNTNQFPKEEVLNDYYLATLSRQISLLGRKEVLTGKAKFGIFGDGKELAQIALAKFYNDGDWRSGYYRDQTFMMAVGAFSPQEFFAQLYGQTDVKLNPGNAGRTFNNHFATRSLNDDGTWKDLTKQRNSTPDISPTAGQMPRLLGLAWASKLFRDNKELSKYSEFSNNGNEVAFGTIGDASTSEGHFWETINAAAVMQVPMALAVWDDGYGISVPREYQTTKGSISELLKGFEKGKSDSTGIYLYKVKGWDYPSMLKTFAEGVERVRTEHVPVVFHVTEITQPQGHSTSGSHERYKSPERMKWEAEFDCNKRFHDWILQENIATEQELAETEQRAINDAKIARDKAWDAYTSPIKKERDELIRIIDNRSCMCKREHIDKVGIITNQLKAIQSPIRKDNMSSAKKILRHVCTDCTMREKLQSDLSVWLDRNQKDGHERYSSDLYCETNRAAWKVKEIKPIFSENSPMVNGREILRDNWDKIFEKNPLVVAFGEDVGGIGGVNQSYEGIQPKYGKNRITDTGIREATILGQGLGLALRGLRPVTEIQYFDYLLYALQTMSDDVATIRWRTKGGQMAPMIISTRGHRLEGVWHSGSPLSMVINSIRGIYVCVPRNMTQAAGFYNTLLESDDPALVIEPLNGYRLKERRPDNIGEYRVPLGIPEILKLGTDVTLVTYGSCVRIAQDAVDQLDEFGISVELIDVQTLLPFDLPNLILESIKKTSRVVFFDEDVPGGATAFMMQKVLEERNGYQFLDSAPKTITAKEHRPAYTTDGDYFSNPNAEDVFDGIYQLMHEANPKRYPKLY
- a CDS encoding UPF0301 protein, translating into MAASKDLGFDFFKFNFEQIPPKGGRLLIAQPELTDPFFKRTVIFLIDHDKNGSMGFIINRQLNLSLSDIVSGFPDLDVNISVGGPVSSETINFLHTFGDVVPNAVPVGNGIYLNGDIDAIKGLAIANKLTKDNFRVFIGYSGWGAKQLSKELKEDSWVVANLDSVQMMKGLYDNWYFTVQQLGKKFKAWTIYPENPSLN
- a CDS encoding sodium:proton antiporter; the protein is MIFLIVLLSLNVIYFSDDTLGGANQVALLLGSAVGVIIAIYLGHKWQDVSSTIVNSIGTAMPSILILMLIGALAGTWMLSGVVPTMIYYGLQILHPKIFLFATVVICCLVSLATGSSWSTVATIGIALLGIGNTLGFNPAIVAGAIVSGAYFGDKMSPLSDTTNLAPAVAGTDLFTHVRYMVYTTVPSIGITLIIFLIMGFTYKPEGATDISETLNTIKSTFNISPWLFIVPILLIVVIVKKLPPLPSILFGALLGGIFAIILQPHLIEQVSGISNNYIKASYITVMKSMFGKVVIETSNTQITELFTTRGMAGMMNTIWLILTAMTFGGVMEAAGLLVKITETVIKFAKTTGSLVASVVGSCLFFNITAPDQYIAIVIPGRMFSKTFRKRGYKPELLSRTLEDCGTVTSPLVPWNTCGATQAAVLGVPTMAYAPYAFFNIISPFMSIFMASFNIKIRKYTDEEMKKIEADDSKIEEAELKFEQ
- a CDS encoding FAD:protein FMN transferase, which produces MQRFLLAAIVISSVLLSCTTNNSKDYIKIDGFAQGSTYSIVYYDSLGRNFSSSFDSLFTVIDHSMSIYSDTSIISRVNRNDQIWVDSLLAQVIIISDSIYRESEGAFDITVGPVIRAIGFGKDKTKGIDSAKVRSLLPLIGMNQIKLDGLNLIKSKPEIQIDVNAVAQGYSADVFAKFLESKHVNNYLVEIGGEVCANGVNSRGTEWVVGLDKPVENALPGENIQTKIYLSNRKGLATSGNYRKFIEVDGIKYSHTVNPKTGFPILNSLLSATVIAPSGARADALATAFMVKGLDWSKNYIETHNGADAYLIYSDSTGAYKVWFSEGLKNKIKE